In one window of Hymenobacter nivis DNA:
- a CDS encoding cupin domain-containing protein, with protein MATEKRYVLNPAPFVVPTTDGKLIEEHVGQASTGTAAYSLAHMVAPPHWSEPYQTPTFDEITIVVRGRKRFEIDGDTVELRAGQALLIKGGARVRYANPFDEECEYWSICVPAFSPDTVNREDD; from the coding sequence ATGGCTACCGAAAAACGCTACGTCCTCAACCCCGCGCCCTTCGTGGTGCCCACCACCGACGGCAAGCTCATTGAGGAGCACGTGGGCCAGGCCAGCACCGGCACGGCCGCCTACAGCCTAGCCCACATGGTGGCCCCGCCCCACTGGAGCGAGCCCTACCAAACGCCCACGTTCGACGAAATCACCATTGTGGTGCGCGGCCGCAAACGGTTCGAAATCGACGGCGACACCGTGGAGCTGCGCGCCGGGCAGGCCCTGCTCATCAAGGGCGGGGCCCGGGTACGCTACGCCAACCCCTTCGATGAGGAGTGCGAATACTGGTCGATTTGCGTGCCGGCGTTCAGCCCCGACACGGTGAACCGCGAGGACGACTGA
- a CDS encoding GNAT family N-acetyltransferase translates to MPAHADYRTFCRTAPDLPVFAQPWYLDACAAGGAWDAVLARENGRVVAAWPYFHKRRGPWRYATMPPFVKWLGPYLLPELRADPPREAAALTALLAQLPPLAAFKQNCYPTLTDRQLLRGQGFGHTTAYTYRLGPLRDLARVEAGLHQGIRRDIRRARRKVRVVHDLGLATFWAVNRLSFARQGLAVPYSEAQFQRLDGALAAQGARQLFFAVDTQGRVHSVAYLIWDATTAYYHLTGDDPALRASGAGILLAWTCICYAAEVLGLNCFDFEGSMLPGVARMRVRFGAVQTPYFFVWKYHSRLFEWLDKLKN, encoded by the coding sequence ATGCCCGCCCACGCCGACTACCGCACCTTCTGCCGCACCGCCCCCGACCTGCCGGTGTTTGCCCAGCCGTGGTACCTCGACGCCTGCGCTGCGGGCGGCGCCTGGGATGCGGTACTGGCCCGCGAAAACGGCCGCGTGGTGGCCGCCTGGCCCTATTTCCACAAGCGGCGGGGGCCCTGGCGCTACGCCACCATGCCGCCCTTTGTGAAGTGGCTAGGGCCCTATTTGCTGCCCGAGCTGCGTGCCGATCCGCCCCGCGAAGCGGCCGCGCTGACGGCGCTACTGGCCCAGCTACCGCCGCTGGCTGCCTTTAAGCAAAACTGCTACCCCACGCTCACCGACAGGCAGCTGCTGCGCGGGCAGGGCTTCGGCCACACCACAGCTTATACCTACCGCCTGGGGCCCCTGCGCGACCTGGCGCGGGTGGAGGCCGGGCTGCACCAGGGCATCCGGCGCGACATCCGGCGGGCGCGGCGCAAGGTGCGCGTGGTGCACGACCTGGGGCTAGCCACTTTTTGGGCGGTGAACCGGTTGAGCTTCGCGCGCCAGGGCCTGGCCGTGCCGTACTCGGAAGCGCAGTTCCAGCGGCTCGACGGGGCCCTGGCGGCGCAAGGGGCCCGGCAGCTATTTTTTGCCGTCGATACCCAGGGCCGGGTGCACTCGGTGGCTTACCTGATTTGGGATGCTACTACAGCCTACTACCACCTGACCGGCGACGACCCCGCGCTGCGAGCCAGCGGCGCGGGCATTTTACTGGCCTGGACGTGCATCTGCTACGCCGCCGAAGTACTGGGGCTCAACTGTTTCGATTTTGAGGGCAGCATGCTACCGGGCGTCGCGCGGATGCGAGTGCGGTTCGGAGCAGTCCAAACGCCGTACTTTTTCGTCTGGAAATACCATTCCCGCCTGTTTGAATGGCTGGACAAATTGAAAAACTAA
- a CDS encoding CsbD family protein, whose product MSYQEEDNNAGKILLAALAGAGAGIIAGILLAPDKGSNTLENWKGAATKYSGQLGEQATKISSDLEAKFKEYSDKLEDMTGAGGLRLQGNWDELKGKLKQQYAQLTDEDLVFAEGKGDELIGKLQDKLGKGKAEIIKMLNDLKA is encoded by the coding sequence ATGTCGTACCAAGAAGAAGACAACAACGCCGGCAAAATCCTCCTCGCTGCCCTCGCCGGTGCCGGCGCTGGCATCATCGCCGGCATCCTGCTGGCCCCTGACAAAGGTTCGAACACCCTCGAAAACTGGAAAGGCGCTGCCACCAAGTACAGCGGCCAGCTGGGCGAGCAAGCCACCAAAATTAGCTCGGACCTCGAAGCCAAATTCAAAGAGTATTCGGACAAGCTCGAAGATATGACCGGTGCCGGTGGCCTACGCCTGCAAGGCAACTGGGATGAGCTGAAAGGCAAACTGAAGCAGCAGTACGCTCAGCTCACCGACGAGGACCTGGTCTTTGCCGAAGGCAAAGGCGACGAGCTCATTGGCAAGCTCCAAGACAAACTCGGCAAAGGCAAAGCCGAAATTATCAAAATGCTAAACGACCTAAAAGCCTAA
- a CDS encoding YtxH domain-containing protein, translating into MNDDKGKVIFSLLVGATAGIVAGLLLAPETGDDARSQIRESATKWADDLKKRAQRALGQTPAVPAPGTGDQAAADALLRSMSQEAAEALD; encoded by the coding sequence ATGAACGACGACAAAGGCAAAGTGATCTTCTCGCTGCTGGTCGGCGCCACGGCCGGCATCGTGGCCGGCCTGCTGCTGGCGCCCGAAACCGGCGACGACGCCCGCTCCCAAATTCGTGAGTCGGCCACTAAGTGGGCTGACGACCTGAAAAAGCGCGCCCAACGGGCCCTGGGCCAAACCCCCGCGGTCCCCGCGCCCGGCACCGGCGATCAGGCCGCCGCCGACGCCCTCCTGCGCTCGATGAGCCAGGAAGCGGCCGAGGCCCTCGATTGA
- the lysS gene encoding lysine--tRNA ligase, with the protein MIHLSEQELQRRHKLEELEKLGVEAYPSELFDVTFYAKEILDNYHPELNNFQEVSLAGRLMSQRVMGKASFAELMDTSGRIQLYINRDEICPGDDKTLYNNVFKKLLDLGDFIGVKGRVFVTQVGETSIHVTELKLLAKALRPLPVVKEKVDEATGEKVVYDAFTDPEQRYRQRYVDLVVNPHVRDTFIKRTQLVQSMRNFLNDKGYLEVETPILQPLYGGAAARPFKTHHNTLDMALYLRIANELYLKRLIVGGFDGVYEFSKDFRNEGMSRFHNPEFTQMELYVAYKDYNWMMDLVEEMVERVAMTLHGKTEVQVGENVINFQRPWQRLTMFEAIEKFTGHAIGALDEAALRTVADTLHVKLDPSMGKSKIIDEIFGEYVEPKLIQPTFITDYPVEMSPLAKKHRDHPGLVERFEAICNGKEICNAFSELNDPIDQRKRFEDQLELGKRGDVEAMVLDEDFLRALEYGMPPTAGLGIGIDRLSMIMTNSKSIQDVLFFPQMKAEKLD; encoded by the coding sequence GTGATTCATTTAAGCGAACAAGAACTCCAGCGTCGCCATAAGCTCGAAGAGCTGGAAAAGCTGGGCGTGGAAGCCTACCCGTCGGAGCTGTTCGACGTGACGTTTTACGCCAAGGAAATCCTCGACAACTACCACCCCGAGCTCAATAACTTCCAGGAAGTGAGCCTGGCGGGCCGGCTGATGTCGCAGCGCGTGATGGGCAAGGCCTCGTTTGCGGAGCTGATGGACACCTCGGGCCGCATTCAGCTCTACATCAACCGCGACGAAATATGCCCTGGCGATGATAAGACGCTGTATAACAACGTATTCAAGAAGCTGCTCGACCTGGGCGACTTCATCGGTGTGAAGGGCCGCGTGTTCGTGACGCAGGTGGGCGAAACGTCCATCCACGTGACGGAGCTAAAATTGTTGGCCAAGGCCCTGCGCCCCCTGCCCGTGGTGAAGGAAAAAGTGGACGAGGCCACCGGCGAGAAAGTTGTGTACGACGCCTTCACGGACCCCGAGCAGCGCTACCGCCAGCGCTACGTAGACTTAGTAGTGAACCCCCACGTGCGCGACACCTTCATCAAGCGGACGCAGCTGGTGCAGTCTATGCGTAACTTCTTGAACGACAAAGGGTACCTGGAGGTGGAAACGCCGATTTTGCAGCCGCTGTACGGCGGCGCGGCGGCACGGCCCTTCAAAACGCACCACAACACGCTGGACATGGCGCTGTACCTGCGCATTGCCAACGAGCTGTACCTCAAGCGGCTGATTGTGGGCGGGTTCGACGGCGTATATGAGTTCAGCAAGGACTTCCGCAACGAGGGCATGTCGCGGTTCCACAACCCCGAGTTCACCCAGATGGAGCTGTACGTGGCCTACAAGGACTACAACTGGATGATGGACCTGGTGGAGGAAATGGTGGAGCGCGTGGCCATGACGCTGCACGGCAAAACCGAGGTGCAGGTGGGCGAAAACGTCATCAACTTCCAGCGCCCCTGGCAGCGCCTGACGATGTTCGAGGCCATCGAGAAGTTCACCGGCCACGCCATTGGGGCCCTGGACGAGGCGGCCCTGCGCACCGTGGCCGACACGCTGCACGTGAAGCTGGACCCCAGCATGGGCAAGTCCAAAATCATCGACGAGATTTTCGGGGAATACGTGGAGCCCAAGCTCATCCAGCCTACCTTCATCACCGACTACCCGGTGGAAATGTCGCCGCTGGCCAAGAAGCACCGCGACCACCCGGGCCTGGTGGAGCGGTTCGAGGCCATTTGCAACGGCAAGGAAATCTGCAACGCCTTCTCCGAGCTGAACGACCCAATTGACCAACGCAAGCGCTTCGAGGACCAGCTGGAGCTGGGCAAGCGCGGCGACGTGGAGGCGATGGTGCTCGACGAAGACTTCCTGCGGGCCCTGGAGTACGGGATGCCGCCCACGGCCGGCCTGGGCATCGGCATTGACCGCCTGAGCATGATCATGACCAACTCCAAATCCATCCAGGACGTGTTGTTTTTCCCGCAGATGAAGGCCGAAAAGCTGGACTAG